One window from the genome of Myxococcales bacterium encodes:
- a CDS encoding CPBP family intramembrane metalloprotease — MTLPIGVAVFAWTACFVALRAYGAWWQFAVVGVTFAAFATWRDARTRAMLRVTWPHVALGCALGLAMAGATHVGYRVLVQVWPALAEATSSLFAALHVSGYATATMTCLIVVVAATEEFVFRGVALEPATAGQRDSPARSAPLARVALSAGVYALTTVPLGSALLVACAFGCGLIWGALRLATGSLVVAMLAHVIWDLGALVLWPLQTN, encoded by the coding sequence ATGACCCTGCCAATTGGCGTGGCCGTGTTCGCGTGGACCGCGTGCTTTGTCGCCTTGCGCGCTTACGGCGCCTGGTGGCAATTTGCCGTTGTGGGCGTCACGTTTGCGGCGTTCGCGACGTGGCGCGATGCGCGCACGCGGGCGATGCTGCGAGTTACCTGGCCCCACGTCGCGCTAGGTTGCGCACTTGGGCTGGCGATGGCAGGGGCGACGCACGTCGGGTATCGCGTGCTCGTGCAGGTGTGGCCGGCGCTAGCAGAGGCCACGTCGTCGTTGTTTGCCGCGCTGCACGTGAGCGGCTACGCCACGGCGACGATGACGTGCCTTATCGTGGTGGTTGCCGCGACCGAGGAATTTGTTTTTCGCGGCGTCGCGCTTGAACCCGCAACCGCGGGCCAGCGCGACTCGCCTGCGCGTAGCGCGCCATTGGCGCGCGTGGCGTTGTCGGCTGGCGTTTATGCGCTGACCACCGTGCCGCTTGGCAGCGCCTTGCTCGTCGCCTGCGCGTTTGGGTGCGGCCTGATTTGGGGCGCGCTGCGGTTGGCGACGGGCTCCCTAGTGGTCGCGATGCTCGCCCATGTCATCTGGGACCTCGGCGCGCTTGTGCTGTGGCCGCTGCAAACCAATTAG
- a CDS encoding PilZ domain-containing protein, whose translation MIFKPRAFVRFAIQLPATASLLRSAVPGNVLNLSQAGALFEWNAPPPLTLVVGARFELSFLIEKPEPVRIKTWVTVRWTSPTGVGVQFDGLHQHEAEAVSHYLATLPATSARS comes from the coding sequence GTGATCTTCAAGCCTCGTGCCTTTGTACGCTTTGCGATCCAATTACCCGCGACGGCGTCGCTGCTGCGATCTGCCGTGCCAGGTAACGTGCTCAACTTGTCACAGGCTGGCGCGCTCTTCGAGTGGAATGCGCCGCCACCGCTCACGCTCGTGGTGGGCGCGCGCTTTGAGTTGTCGTTTTTGATCGAGAAGCCCGAGCCCGTACGCATCAAGACGTGGGTCACCGTGCGCTGGACCTCGCCGACCGGCGTTGGCGTGCAATTCGATGGCCTGCATCAGCACGAGGCCGAGGCCGTGAGCCACTATTTGGCGACGTTGCCGGCGACCAGCGCCCGTTCATAA
- a CDS encoding glutamate mutase L produces MTYPQIDPSKIRSVIATDCGSTTTKAILIERNEAGEYRLTGRGEAPTTVEAPVEDVTRGVINAVREIQELRGRKFLAQQDGKDRIITPQTGDDGCDIYISTSSAGGGLQMIVTGVVKKMTAESAARAALGAGAIVMDTIATNDKRQVHEKIEKIRQLRPDMILFAGGTDGGTRKHVVGVAEMLRAAEPRPRLGQGFDLPVIYAGNHDLHGEIEGILGGRVALQFVENVRPTLEEEHLAPARDAIHEVFMEHVMAQAPGYGKLMTWTAVPIMPTPGAMGLMIQTLAERERINVVGVDIGGATTDVFSVFDGTFNRTVSANLGMSYSISNVLAEAGISNIQRWVPFDLNEAELRDRIGNKMIRPTTIPQTLDELKIEQAIAREALRLSFIQHRQFAVKLRGAQRATGISSAFEDGDSNSLVNMMKLDLLVGSGGVLSHAPRREQSMMMMIDAFAVEGVTEIAVDSIFMMPHLGVLSTVHPAAATEVFEKDCMVRLGTCVAPVGGRGGDVLQVELRYADGSSKRESLREGDLKMLPLGDGETVQATLSPARGVDIGGGPGEAIVRALRGGACGLVFDARGRRPMVVPQEHAARVAASQRWASALSMYPA; encoded by the coding sequence ATGACCTATCCACAAATCGACCCTTCCAAGATTCGCAGCGTCATTGCGACGGATTGCGGGTCGACCACGACGAAGGCGATTCTCATTGAACGCAACGAGGCCGGCGAGTATCGCCTCACCGGGCGCGGCGAGGCGCCGACCACGGTCGAAGCGCCGGTCGAGGACGTCACGCGCGGAGTGATCAACGCCGTGCGCGAAATTCAGGAATTGCGCGGCCGCAAATTTTTGGCGCAGCAAGACGGCAAAGACCGCATCATCACGCCGCAAACCGGCGATGACGGCTGCGACATTTATATTTCAACGTCGTCGGCGGGCGGGGGCCTGCAGATGATCGTAACCGGCGTGGTTAAAAAGATGACGGCGGAGAGCGCGGCGCGCGCGGCGCTCGGTGCCGGAGCGATCGTCATGGACACGATTGCCACTAACGACAAGCGGCAAGTTCACGAGAAGATTGAGAAGATTCGCCAGCTGCGGCCCGACATGATCTTGTTTGCGGGCGGCACCGACGGCGGCACGCGCAAGCATGTGGTCGGCGTCGCCGAAATGCTGCGCGCCGCTGAGCCAAGGCCACGCTTAGGCCAAGGTTTTGACCTACCCGTGATCTACGCCGGCAACCACGACCTGCACGGCGAAATTGAAGGCATCTTGGGCGGCCGTGTTGCGCTGCAATTTGTCGAAAACGTGAGGCCAACGCTGGAAGAAGAGCATTTGGCGCCGGCGCGTGACGCCATCCACGAGGTGTTCATGGAGCACGTCATGGCGCAGGCGCCGGGCTACGGCAAGCTGATGACGTGGACCGCGGTGCCGATTATGCCAACGCCTGGCGCCATGGGCCTGATGATCCAAACCCTCGCCGAGCGCGAGCGCATCAACGTGGTCGGCGTCGACATCGGCGGCGCCACGACGGACGTTTTTTCCGTGTTCGACGGCACGTTTAACCGCACCGTCTCGGCCAACCTCGGCATGAGCTATTCCATCTCCAATGTGCTCGCCGAGGCCGGCATCAGCAACATCCAGCGCTGGGTACCATTTGACCTCAACGAGGCCGAGCTGCGCGATCGCATCGGCAACAAGATGATCCGCCCCACCACCATTCCGCAGACGCTCGACGAGCTCAAGATTGAGCAGGCCATCGCGCGTGAGGCGTTGCGGTTGTCGTTTATCCAGCATCGCCAATTCGCGGTTAAGTTGCGCGGGGCGCAGCGCGCCACTGGGATTAGCTCGGCGTTTGAGGACGGCGATTCCAATTCGCTGGTGAACATGATGAAGCTTGACTTGCTGGTTGGCTCGGGCGGCGTGCTGTCGCATGCGCCGCGCCGCGAGCAAAGCATGATGATGATGATCGATGCGTTCGCCGTCGAGGGCGTCACCGAGATCGCGGTGGACTCGATCTTCATGATGCCGCATCTCGGCGTGCTGTCGACGGTGCATCCCGCCGCGGCTACCGAGGTCTTTGAGAAGGACTGCATGGTGCGCCTGGGTACCTGCGTCGCGCCAGTGGGCGGGCGCGGCGGCGACGTGCTGCAGGTTGAGTTGCGCTATGCCGATGGCAGCAGCAAGCGCGAATCCTTGCGCGAGGGAGATCTCAAGATGTTGCCGCTGGGCGACGGAGAAACCGTGCAGGCCACGTTGTCGCCGGCGCGCGGCGTCGATATCGGCGGCGGCCCCGGCGAGGCCATCGTGCGCGCGCTGCGCGGTGGCGCCTGCGGCTTGGTCTTTGATGCGCGCGGACGCCGTCCGATGGTGGTCCCGCAAGAACACGCGGCGCGAGTTGCGGCCTCCCAGCGCTGGGCGAGCGCGCTCTCGATGTATCCCGCGTAA
- a CDS encoding helix-hairpin-helix domain-containing protein, with protein MTPLATMDVIGYWIAIFLTICILSYLYKDNPFYKFAEHLFIGVSLGYVIVQQYHDGLKEKLVVPLMHQFGFGEGEKGAGLMSMWDKLLAGQNYEPWFSSGWWKLVPLLLIALMFTKALSRKHSWIGRYPLALVVGLYAGLQINALVQSDLGKQLGQASRPLYVEKMNLNTASAEALGALPGMTPVTAAKLVDERKVTPFKDVGDAMTRASLSADEREVLSVKRGQLVGLDAKAGVADRQVNWFGVFSNVLLLLGTLATLLYFYYSFAHKGLIGGYSRFGVWILMIGFGASFGFTVQGRIALAIGRAKTVMGESFAMPQDAAQVNSPIVAIISILIIVAGIAFWERRQAKA; from the coding sequence ATGACGCCGCTAGCTACCATGGACGTGATTGGTTACTGGATCGCAATTTTTCTTACGATCTGTATTTTGTCGTATCTCTACAAAGACAACCCTTTCTACAAATTTGCCGAGCACCTGTTTATTGGCGTCTCGCTCGGCTACGTGATCGTGCAGCAGTATCACGATGGCCTTAAGGAAAAGCTCGTGGTCCCGCTCATGCACCAATTTGGCTTTGGCGAGGGCGAAAAGGGCGCGGGCCTGATGTCGATGTGGGACAAGCTGCTCGCCGGCCAAAACTATGAGCCGTGGTTTTCGTCGGGGTGGTGGAAGCTGGTGCCGCTGCTGCTCATCGCGCTGATGTTTACGAAGGCGCTTTCGCGCAAGCACAGTTGGATCGGCCGTTATCCGCTGGCACTGGTCGTTGGCCTTTACGCGGGCTTACAGATCAACGCGCTGGTGCAAAGCGACCTCGGCAAGCAGCTTGGCCAGGCGAGCCGGCCGCTCTATGTCGAAAAAATGAATCTCAACACCGCGAGTGCCGAGGCGCTGGGCGCGCTGCCAGGCATGACGCCGGTTACCGCCGCCAAGCTCGTCGACGAACGCAAGGTGACCCCATTTAAGGACGTTGGCGACGCCATGACGCGCGCCTCGCTCTCGGCCGATGAGCGCGAGGTGCTGAGCGTTAAGCGCGGCCAACTAGTTGGCCTCGACGCCAAGGCCGGCGTCGCGGACCGCCAGGTCAACTGGTTTGGCGTGTTTTCTAACGTGCTGCTGCTGCTCGGCACGCTGGCCACCCTGCTCTATTTCTATTACTCGTTTGCGCACAAGGGCCTGATCGGCGGCTATTCGCGCTTTGGCGTGTGGATCTTGATGATTGGCTTTGGCGCCAGCTTTGGCTTCACCGTGCAGGGCCGCATCGCGTTGGCCATTGGTCGCGCCAAGACCGTGATGGGTGAATCATTTGCGATGCCGCAAGATGCGGCGCAGGTAAATAGCCCGATCGTGGCGATCATCTCGATCTTGATCATCGTCGCCGGCATCGCGTTCTGGGAACGTCGGCAGGCCAAGGCCTAG
- a CDS encoding ABC transporter permease, translated as MTYASFIGKRYLYGSGDRAMARSSIVSLAVAVVLSLLLLNDIGGQTTAIMVFIASASAIVTALLALFTVFTSVAMLGVVFGVAALTTVMAVTTGFEQQFRDKVLGVNAHVIVQRPDFVDYEQVERIARNIDPQVVGVQPFVFTEMLVTNGRGKISGVAIKGIDPARAAETLDLDRHMVKGKVADLAAGEKPAAPGVAAPIIIGQELAKKLGVEVGSDIRVVIPVAASELEASNLRVPTPRTRSYRVAGIFYSGFEEYDKRLMYVGLHEGQALLARGNLVTGVELKVRDVDEAKRVGDKLRRALRELDRGFDFDVKDWFELNRPLFKAVRTQKIVMMIVMTVIVIVAAFNMIAALATMVTQKSREVSMLKSMGATDRRIGDVFLIVGSAIGVIGTTLGVGLGLLTSWLISSFGFRLDPAVYMIDRLPIRVIPMEVLLVAGITMIISWLATLLPSLRAARMQPVDGLRYD; from the coding sequence ATGACGTACGCGTCGTTTATAGGCAAGCGCTACCTCTACGGCAGCGGCGACCGCGCGATGGCACGATCCTCGATCGTCAGCCTCGCCGTGGCGGTGGTCCTCAGCTTGCTGCTGCTAAACGACATCGGCGGCCAGACGACCGCCATCATGGTGTTTATTGCCAGCGCCAGCGCCATCGTGACGGCGCTGCTTGCCTTGTTCACCGTCTTCACCAGCGTCGCGATGCTGGGGGTGGTCTTTGGCGTGGCGGCGCTCACTACGGTGATGGCGGTCACCACGGGCTTCGAACAACAGTTTCGCGACAAGGTGCTCGGCGTCAATGCGCACGTGATCGTGCAGCGCCCCGACTTTGTCGACTACGAGCAGGTCGAGCGCATCGCGCGCAACATCGATCCGCAGGTGGTCGGCGTGCAGCCGTTTGTTTTCACCGAAATGCTGGTCACCAACGGCCGCGGCAAGATTTCAGGCGTCGCGATCAAGGGCATCGACCCGGCGCGGGCCGCTGAAACGCTCGATCTCGATCGCCACATGGTCAAGGGCAAGGTGGCCGACCTCGCCGCCGGAGAAAAGCCAGCCGCGCCCGGCGTCGCCGCGCCGATTATCATTGGGCAAGAGCTCGCTAAAAAGCTCGGGGTCGAGGTGGGTTCCGATATCCGCGTTGTCATTCCCGTGGCGGCGAGTGAGCTCGAGGCGAGCAACTTGCGGGTGCCGACACCCCGTACCCGCAGCTACCGGGTGGCAGGCATTTTTTACTCGGGCTTTGAAGAATACGACAAGCGCCTCATGTACGTCGGGCTGCACGAAGGCCAAGCGCTGCTGGCGCGCGGCAACCTGGTCACGGGCGTGGAGCTTAAGGTGCGCGACGTCGACGAGGCCAAGCGGGTCGGCGACAAGCTGCGCCGCGCGCTGCGAGAACTCGACCGCGGCTTTGACTTCGACGTCAAGGATTGGTTCGAGCTTAATCGCCCGCTATTTAAGGCGGTACGCACGCAAAAAATTGTCATGATGATCGTGATGACGGTGATCGTCATCGTCGCCGCGTTCAACATGATCGCCGCGCTCGCCACCATGGTCACGCAAAAAAGCCGCGAGGTCTCGATGCTCAAATCCATGGGCGCCACCGACCGCCGCATCGGCGACGTCTTCCTCATCGTCGGCAGCGCGATTGGCGTGATTGGCACCACCCTCGGCGTTGGCCTCGGGCTGCTCACGTCCTGGCTCATCTCGTCATTTGGTTTCCGCCTCGATCCGGCGGTCTACATGATCGACCGCCTGCCTATACGAGTTATCCCGATGGAAGTGCTGCTGGTCGCCGGCATCACGATGATCATCAGCTGGCTTGCGACGTTGCTGCCCTCGCTGCGCGCCGCCCGCATGCAGCCCGTCGACGGCCTGCGCTACGACTAG
- a CDS encoding DUF2262 domain-containing protein produces MVKTKGKVVAIEGVADLDRGGGAVKEGRHWRGVVFLRPWRILPDGDSSKALLRVLLPPHLNSGDAVRSSKRLTTGKTYRFSATLQPRRPNRLITSELTGRFVRVQGSSGLGRADKTVSATIRLKDPVLGALIRRARTQTYEGRLKLYGRTVSLLVDEDAIAGASALFAKTSLRFAEVPKFIAKKMLRLANETWLDKPISENEFLRRLKPTEVRVDSKSVCLDFSCGEIFGDHGLVVKLTGRGGIRDVQLQ; encoded by the coding sequence ATGGTGAAAACAAAAGGGAAGGTCGTTGCTATCGAGGGTGTTGCAGATCTCGACCGTGGAGGAGGCGCGGTGAAGGAAGGGCGCCATTGGAGGGGCGTTGTTTTTCTTCGCCCCTGGCGCATATTGCCAGATGGTGATTCGTCCAAGGCGCTGTTGCGCGTGTTGTTGCCACCGCACTTGAATTCAGGCGATGCCGTTCGCTCCTCCAAGAGGCTAACAACAGGCAAGACCTACCGGTTTTCCGCCACCCTGCAACCTCGCCGACCGAATAGACTGATCACTTCAGAATTGACCGGACGGTTTGTGCGGGTTCAAGGGAGCAGTGGTCTCGGGAGAGCTGACAAAACTGTGTCTGCAACAATTCGACTGAAGGATCCGGTGCTAGGCGCACTCATTCGCCGGGCACGCACTCAAACGTATGAAGGTCGCCTGAAACTGTATGGGCGAACCGTTAGCCTTCTTGTCGACGAGGATGCCATTGCGGGGGCCTCGGCACTCTTCGCAAAAACAAGTCTGAGGTTCGCCGAAGTGCCCAAGTTCATAGCAAAAAAAATGCTTCGACTTGCAAACGAGACTTGGCTCGACAAGCCGATCTCTGAAAACGAATTTCTTCGGCGGCTGAAGCCAACGGAAGTTCGAGTTGATTCGAAGTCGGTTTGCTTGGACTTCTCGTGTGGTGAGATATTTGGCGATCACGGTCTTGTCGTTAAGTTGACGGGTCGTGGGGGAATCCGCGACGTACAATTGCAATAG
- a CDS encoding enoyl-[acyl-carrier-protein] reductase, whose amino-acid sequence MLGINLKGKRALVAGVADDGGFGFAIAKALAEAGATICVGTWPPALSLFKTLLERKMDESLAMPDGSKLSFEKIYPLDADFDNWDIVPQALLDNRRYRDLGDFTIAGVAEAMLKDFGPGGVDIVVHSLANGPEVKKPLMATSRAGYLAAMSASSYSLVSMVKQFSPLMKRGGAFLSLSYLAADRVIPGYGGGMSAAKAALQSDTRTLAFEAGRQYGHRVNCISAGPYASRAASAIGAVAQIIDYVGKNSPLPDSLTAREVGTAAAFLCSPLASGITGEVVHVDKGYSIMGMGIDK is encoded by the coding sequence ATGCTTGGAATCAATCTTAAAGGGAAGCGCGCGCTGGTCGCGGGCGTGGCAGATGACGGTGGGTTTGGCTTTGCGATCGCCAAGGCGCTCGCCGAGGCGGGGGCGACGATTTGCGTCGGCACGTGGCCGCCGGCGCTCAGCCTGTTTAAGACGCTGCTCGAGCGCAAGATGGATGAGTCGCTCGCGATGCCCGACGGCAGCAAGCTGAGCTTCGAGAAAATTTATCCGCTCGATGCGGATTTTGATAATTGGGACATCGTGCCGCAAGCGCTGCTCGATAACCGGCGTTATCGCGACCTCGGCGATTTCACCATCGCCGGCGTCGCCGAAGCGATGCTGAAAGACTTTGGCCCGGGCGGCGTCGATATTGTTGTGCACAGCCTCGCCAATGGCCCTGAGGTCAAAAAGCCGCTGATGGCGACCAGCCGCGCTGGCTATCTGGCGGCGATGAGCGCGTCGAGCTATTCGCTAGTGTCGATGGTCAAGCAGTTCTCACCGCTGATGAAGCGCGGCGGCGCTTTCTTGTCGTTGTCGTATCTCGCGGCGGACCGCGTGATTCCTGGCTATGGCGGCGGCATGTCGGCGGCCAAGGCGGCGCTGCAGTCCGATACTCGGACACTCGCTTTTGAGGCAGGCAGGCAGTACGGCCACCGCGTCAACTGCATTTCGGCGGGGCCATATGCGTCGCGCGCCGCCAGCGCCATTGGCGCCGTGGCGCAGATTATCGACTACGTCGGCAAGAACAGCCCCCTGCCCGATTCGCTCACCGCGCGCGAGGTCGGCACGGCGGCCGCATTTCTATGCAGCCCGCTAGCCAGCGGCATAACCGGCGAAGTCGTGCACGTCGACAAGGGTTATTCGATTATGGGAATGGGCATTGACAAATAA
- a CDS encoding carboxypeptidase regulatory-like domain-containing protein, whose product MARKRRLQQRVIRAVALIALMVGAGLFVRRTFFPATRERAATTTSDGTRSSSTQPAASKKRGSGGPVGGATSTGLQYEPVDPIGTLRLEGRVIDAKEAPVPGIEVALSGFPRRTAITEDDGSFVFEGLIAQLYRLYARGEAGVAGPMSLLLTATSEPVTLVVHPGAELEFLVIVHGTKEPIAGAKISMTTIEAGRTAEQAFSITAETDAAGKALVRGMPFGFGQYNVTATGYASSLLAFSRGPRLRDQITVELVASDSVHGVVLQRSGAAAPKVCISRFVDFPCETYSDSAGKFAIPAATIGTIKGGVPAALEKQIVARHPDFGTGTTAGEGDGTAEKPYKIVLAPNRVIRGTVRNERGEPVVGALVRLGIKLDDMGAGLGAAPAEYAPFASMFKGAYLPAPYVGVVATDELGAFAISLSALQEGGFGVVASFGAHVSNVVDVDFLREETPAVELRLIETATSQLAGRVLQPDGTPADGAQVSASYASTEPIALKSMLAIMGPPTTITNADGEFVIGGLLPGEYVVTAIDAAFTSERKPSAKANAKTGTSDVVLTLPQAGSVRVVVRGPNGLPITTTGVCVTTPTEEVRRKKPRPPTLANSCGTNLQGETLLAGVPAGKHEFEVGVTGMRPATFTATIRHGETTDAGTIALSPK is encoded by the coding sequence ATGGCAAGGAAGCGGCGCCTTCAGCAACGGGTGATCCGTGCCGTCGCGCTAATCGCCTTGATGGTGGGCGCCGGGCTGTTTGTGCGGCGCACGTTTTTCCCGGCCACGCGCGAGCGCGCGGCAACCACGACGTCTGATGGGACGCGGTCGTCGTCGACCCAACCCGCCGCGAGTAAAAAGCGTGGCAGCGGCGGACCGGTCGGCGGCGCCACCAGCACAGGCCTGCAATACGAACCCGTGGATCCAATCGGGACGTTGCGCCTAGAAGGCCGCGTCATCGACGCCAAGGAGGCCCCCGTGCCGGGCATCGAAGTCGCGCTAAGCGGCTTTCCGCGACGCACGGCAATCACCGAGGACGACGGCTCGTTTGTTTTCGAAGGCCTAATCGCGCAATTGTATCGCCTCTATGCGCGCGGCGAGGCGGGGGTTGCGGGTCCGATGTCGCTACTGCTCACCGCCACGTCTGAGCCGGTGACGCTCGTCGTTCATCCCGGTGCGGAGCTTGAGTTTCTGGTAATAGTCCACGGCACCAAAGAGCCCATCGCGGGCGCCAAAATTTCAATGACGACGATCGAGGCCGGTCGCACCGCTGAGCAAGCCTTCTCGATTACGGCGGAAACCGACGCCGCTGGCAAAGCCCTTGTGCGCGGGATGCCGTTCGGATTTGGCCAATACAATGTTACCGCGACCGGCTATGCGAGCAGCTTGCTGGCATTTTCCCGCGGGCCGCGCTTGCGCGATCAGATAACCGTCGAGCTGGTCGCCAGCGACTCGGTGCACGGCGTGGTGCTGCAGCGCAGCGGGGCGGCGGCGCCAAAGGTATGCATTTCGCGATTCGTCGACTTTCCGTGCGAGACGTATAGTGATAGCGCGGGGAAATTTGCGATTCCCGCGGCGACTATTGGAACGATAAAAGGTGGAGTCCCTGCCGCTCTCGAGAAGCAAATTGTCGCTAGACACCCCGACTTCGGCACGGGAACCACTGCTGGCGAAGGTGACGGGACGGCGGAGAAGCCATACAAGATTGTGCTTGCACCGAATCGCGTCATCCGTGGCACGGTGCGCAATGAACGCGGCGAGCCAGTTGTCGGCGCGCTGGTACGATTAGGCATCAAGTTGGACGATATGGGTGCGGGTCTGGGCGCAGCGCCTGCCGAATACGCGCCGTTTGCTTCGATGTTTAAGGGCGCCTATTTGCCAGCTCCGTATGTCGGCGTCGTCGCGACCGACGAGCTTGGTGCGTTTGCGATTTCTCTGTCGGCCCTTCAAGAAGGCGGGTTTGGCGTTGTGGCGTCGTTCGGAGCGCACGTTTCCAACGTCGTTGACGTAGACTTCTTGCGCGAGGAGACTCCAGCGGTCGAGTTACGCCTCATCGAGACTGCGACCTCGCAGCTTGCGGGCCGCGTGCTGCAGCCAGACGGCACGCCAGCCGATGGCGCACAAGTGAGCGCGAGCTATGCAAGCACAGAGCCGATTGCGCTTAAGTCCATGCTCGCGATAATGGGGCCGCCGACGACCATCACCAACGCCGATGGCGAATTTGTGATCGGCGGCCTGCTGCCCGGCGAGTATGTCGTAACCGCGATCGACGCGGCGTTTACGTCTGAACGCAAACCAAGCGCCAAAGCCAATGCCAAGACCGGGACCTCAGACGTGGTGCTCACCTTGCCGCAAGCGGGCAGCGTGCGAGTTGTCGTGCGTGGCCCTAATGGCCTGCCGATCACTACCACCGGGGTGTGCGTAACAACGCCAACCGAGGAGGTAAGGCGCAAAAAGCCTCGCCCGCCGACGCTCGCAAATAGCTGCGGCACCAACCTCCAAGGGGAAACCCTGCTCGCCGGAGTACCCGCCGGCAAACACGAGTTTGAGGTAGGCGTTACCGGCATGCGGCCCGCCACCTTCACCGCCACCATCCGCCACGGCGAGACGACCGACGCCGGCACGATCGCGCTATCGCCGAAATAA
- a CDS encoding cytochrome P450, which translates to MKFDDMALAPGGEGFWGHNQDFRSDRLNALRRLAARPEPMFRLKTPFPGAHTIVVNDPSVIGEALVDKVAHIEKAFMLRFSLYPLAGEGLFSANGELWRKQRKLMAPLFTPRALEAYASAMTDCARLATATWQDGQQLALHHETTNIAMSVAGKTLFDADTISEADELGHALTVALDWTGNIQGGPLIIAHAYARMMAWMAARAVAPQSERAAQWLLRGARRLESPLWIPGDEGTKLRQAIAVLDRRVAKMIADRRATPGKHDLLSRILDARDEDGQAMPDKQVRDEILTLFVAGHETTAAGLAWAIYLLMQNPAWYQRVQAEVDALAGPPTLADLPRLGLCLRVFREALRIYPPVYIIGRDTTMPLTLGGYELPARTNVLISPFALHHKPSLWPNPEQFDPDRFLPEQEAARHRYAYLPFGAGPRICIGNHFAYMEAQLVLAELLRTWRFDSVARDEPLAAATLRPTNGIPVRLTRRATP; encoded by the coding sequence ATGAAGTTTGATGACATGGCCTTGGCGCCAGGCGGCGAAGGCTTTTGGGGCCACAACCAAGACTTTCGCAGCGACCGGCTAAATGCGCTGCGCCGGCTCGCCGCGCGGCCTGAGCCAATGTTTCGCCTCAAGACGCCGTTTCCTGGCGCGCACACGATAGTCGTTAACGATCCGAGCGTCATCGGCGAGGCGCTGGTCGACAAGGTCGCGCACATCGAGAAGGCCTTCATGCTGCGCTTTAGCCTCTATCCGCTCGCCGGCGAGGGCTTGTTTAGCGCCAATGGCGAGCTGTGGCGCAAGCAGCGCAAGCTGATGGCCCCGCTGTTTACGCCGAGGGCGCTCGAGGCCTACGCCTCCGCCATGACCGACTGCGCGCGGCTGGCCACCGCCACGTGGCAGGATGGCCAGCAACTCGCGCTGCACCACGAAACCACCAACATCGCGATGAGCGTCGCCGGCAAGACGCTCTTTGACGCCGACACCATCAGCGAGGCCGACGAGCTTGGGCATGCGCTCACCGTGGCGCTCGACTGGACCGGCAACATCCAAGGCGGTCCGCTCATTATTGCGCACGCCTATGCACGCATGATGGCGTGGATGGCGGCGCGCGCGGTGGCGCCACAAAGTGAGCGCGCGGCGCAGTGGCTGCTGCGTGGCGCGCGGCGCCTCGAGAGCCCGCTATGGATTCCAGGCGACGAAGGCACCAAGCTGCGTCAGGCCATCGCCGTGCTCGATCGCCGCGTCGCCAAAATGATCGCGGATCGCCGGGCAACCCCTGGCAAACACGACCTCTTATCGCGCATTCTCGATGCGCGCGATGAAGACGGCCAGGCGATGCCGGACAAGCAGGTGCGCGACGAAATCCTCACCCTCTTTGTCGCCGGCCACGAAACCACGGCGGCGGGCTTGGCGTGGGCAATCTATCTGCTCATGCAAAATCCCGCGTGGTATCAGCGCGTGCAAGCCGAGGTCGATGCGCTTGCCGGCCCGCCGACGCTGGCTGACCTGCCGCGGCTGGGCCTCTGCCTGCGCGTGTTTCGCGAGGCCCTGCGCATCTATCCGCCGGTTTACATCATAGGTCGCGACACCACGATGCCGCTGACGCTCGGAGGCTACGAGCTGCCCGCGCGCACCAACGTGCTGATTTCGCCGTTTGCGCTGCATCACAAGCCGTCGCTGTGGCCAAATCCCGAGCAGTTCGACCCTGACAGATTTTTACCCGAGCAAGAGGCCGCGCGTCACCGCTATGCCTACCTGCCCTTCGGCGCCGGGCCGCGCATCTGCATTGGCAATCACTTTGCCTATATGGAGGCTCAGCTCGTGCTCGCCGAGCTGCTGCGCACGTGGCGTTTTGACAGCGTCGCGCGCGATGAGCCGTTGGCTGCGGCGACCCTGCGCCCCACCAACGGCATTCCGGTTCGGCTCACGCGAAGAGCAACGCCTTAG